In one window of Candidatus Kinetoplastibacterium blastocrithidii (ex Strigomonas culicis) DNA:
- the rplQ gene encoding 50S ribosomal protein L17, whose translation MRHGHGLRKLNRTSSHRLAMFRNMAVSLINHEAIRTTLPKAKELRHVIEPLITLGKNPTLANKRLAFARLRDRDAVVKLFSEIGPRFSSRPGGYTRILKIGFRNGDNAPMAFMEMLDREPKKEVND comes from the coding sequence ATGCGTCATGGTCATGGTTTACGCAAACTTAATCGCACAAGTAGCCATCGTCTTGCTATGTTTCGTAATATGGCTGTTTCTCTTATTAATCATGAGGCAATCAGGACTACTTTGCCAAAAGCTAAAGAACTGCGTCATGTTATTGAGCCTCTAATTACATTAGGTAAAAATCCAACTCTAGCAAATAAAAGACTAGCATTTGCTAGATTGCGCGATCGAGATGCTGTAGTAAAATTATTCTCAGAGATTGGGCCGAGATTTTCTAGTAGACCAGGTGGATATACTAGGATATTAAAAATAGGATTTCGTAACGGAGATAATGCTCCTATGGCTTTTATGGAGATGCTAGATAGAGAACCCAAAAAAGAAGTGAACGATTAA
- a CDS encoding penicillin-binding protein 1A, with translation MKERYILTRFLINTIVIPISILTVIIFILVSLSWRKLPDLSAMIDYKPRVPLRIYSSDNILIGEFGEERRSVLNFQDIPNIMKLSILAAEDDRFYKHGGIDWIGIIRAGLINLKNMSKTQGASTITMQLARNFYLSSEKTYSRKLYELMLTLKIESELTKNKILELYMNQIYLGNRAYGFAAASLVYFNKPLSDINLAEAAMLAGIPKAPSIYNPISNFKRTKLRQNYVLKRMLSLGYITKIEYKEAIDDDIKLYNTNKKQHIYEIHGEYVAELVRQLLFKNFKSDLYSKGINVFTTIKSKDQDSAYKAVRKVVIDYTKTKYYGPEEQIELPVELDMSSVLFETILAEIFDKYNDSDEIFSALVLSMDDTYITAIKRDKVIVKINKENNTINNIELSKEIKRGSVIHLYLDKGEPRIINMPTLQAAFVSISPQDGRILSLVGGFDFYRGNFNRVTQAWRQPGSSIKPFIYASAIEKGISPATLISDLPLNMTAEQTGSKAWNPKNYGHKYEKDMISMRNGLYRSKNMVSIRILQTIGPEYARNYLEKFGFDKSRHPAVISLALGTGSVTPLQLTSAFGTFANEGHLIPPCLIEKVTDSYGRTIMQHSIIKSNKSNQAIDSRVSYIINDILKGVVKYGTASKARKALRRDDIAGKTGTTNDSVDAWFSGYTKDIVATAWVGFDQPKSLGSHETGSNIAMPVWINYMKDVIQERPEEQEEEKIPDGIIIYNNELYLEEFPPEIAISEIKPSEEFYDEDLKDVIHSEF, from the coding sequence ATGAAAGAAAGATATATATTGACAAGATTTTTGATTAATACAATTGTTATACCCATAAGCATACTTACCGTTATTATCTTTATACTTGTGTCTTTATCTTGGCGAAAACTACCAGATCTTAGTGCAATGATAGACTATAAGCCCAGAGTACCTCTACGAATCTATAGCTCAGACAATATATTAATCGGTGAATTCGGAGAAGAACGCAGGAGCGTACTCAATTTCCAAGATATACCGAACATAATGAAATTATCAATATTAGCAGCGGAAGATGATAGGTTCTACAAGCATGGCGGTATAGACTGGATTGGAATAATCAGGGCTGGATTAATAAATCTAAAAAATATGTCGAAAACTCAAGGAGCTAGCACTATAACAATGCAATTAGCTCGTAATTTTTATCTATCTTCAGAGAAAACATACTCAAGAAAATTATACGAACTAATGCTAACATTAAAAATAGAATCTGAGCTAACAAAAAACAAAATACTAGAACTATATATGAATCAAATATATCTAGGTAATAGAGCATATGGTTTTGCTGCTGCCTCATTAGTATATTTCAACAAACCATTATCAGATATTAATTTAGCGGAAGCTGCCATGTTAGCTGGAATACCTAAGGCTCCGTCAATCTATAATCCAATTTCAAATTTTAAACGAACAAAATTACGTCAGAATTACGTTCTAAAAAGGATGCTGTCTCTTGGATATATAACAAAAATTGAATATAAAGAAGCGATTGATGATGATATAAAACTTTATAATACTAATAAAAAACAACATATTTATGAAATACATGGTGAGTATGTTGCTGAACTAGTAAGACAACTGCTATTCAAAAACTTCAAGAGTGATCTATATTCTAAGGGAATAAATGTATTTACTACTATAAAATCGAAAGATCAAGACTCTGCCTATAAAGCCGTTAGAAAAGTGGTTATTGATTACACAAAAACAAAATACTATGGCCCCGAAGAACAAATAGAATTACCTGTTGAATTAGACATGTCATCAGTTTTATTTGAAACCATATTAGCAGAAATATTTGATAAATATAATGATAGTGATGAAATTTTTTCTGCATTAGTTCTATCTATGGATGATACGTATATAACAGCAATAAAAAGAGATAAAGTCATCGTAAAAATAAACAAAGAAAACAACACAATAAATAATATTGAACTATCAAAAGAAATAAAACGTGGATCAGTCATACATTTATATTTAGATAAAGGAGAGCCACGAATTATAAATATGCCGACCCTACAAGCAGCCTTTGTATCAATATCACCACAAGATGGTAGAATACTATCCCTAGTAGGAGGATTTGATTTTTATCGAGGTAATTTTAACAGAGTAACACAAGCCTGGAGACAACCTGGGTCGAGTATTAAACCATTCATATATGCATCAGCTATAGAAAAAGGAATATCTCCAGCAACACTAATTTCCGATCTTCCCCTGAATATGACAGCAGAACAAACAGGATCAAAAGCATGGAATCCAAAAAACTATGGTCATAAATATGAAAAAGATATGATTTCTATGCGAAATGGTTTATATCGATCAAAAAACATGGTCTCTATAAGGATATTACAAACAATAGGACCAGAATATGCTAGAAACTATCTAGAAAAATTTGGTTTCGATAAATCCCGTCATCCTGCTGTCATATCCCTAGCATTAGGAACAGGATCAGTAACACCTTTACAACTCACAAGTGCTTTTGGCACATTTGCTAATGAAGGACATCTTATACCTCCTTGTTTAATAGAGAAGGTAACAGATAGTTATGGAAGAACAATCATGCAACATAGCATAATTAAATCTAATAAAAGTAATCAAGCAATAGATTCACGAGTTTCATACATAATAAATGATATCCTTAAAGGAGTTGTAAAATATGGAACAGCATCCAAGGCTCGAAAAGCACTGCGACGTGATGATATAGCTGGTAAAACAGGAACAACAAATGACTCAGTAGATGCATGGTTCTCCGGATACACAAAAGATATTGTGGCAACAGCATGGGTAGGCTTCGATCAACCAAAATCTTTGGGATCACATGAAACAGGGAGCAACATAGCAATGCCTGTATGGATTAACTATATGAAAGACGTAATACAAGAAAGGCCAGAAGAGCAAGAAGAAGAAAAAATTCCAGATGGAATAATTATATATAACAATGAATTATACTTAGAAGAGTTTCCTCCAGAAATAGCCATATCAGAAATTAAACCATCAGAAGAATTCTATGATGAGGATTTAAAAGATGTTATACATAGCGAATTTTAA
- a CDS encoding shikimate kinase, with protein sequence MINLRKLSEMVDLESILPESKNQNIESENVVNESLPYDTPIFLIGMMGSGKTTIGRNLSSILDRKFIDLDLAIESRCGVSIPTIFEIEGESGFRKREEIVLLDCSNEINTVLATGGGAVLSHSNRDVLKKRGIVVYFQASLDDLFQRTNLDSNRPLLSNTDKPYAILRELLEQREPIYKEVADIIISTSNASISDLVNNLVSILQTYEKFK encoded by the coding sequence ATGATTAATTTAAGGAAATTATCTGAGATGGTTGATCTAGAGAGTATATTACCTGAATCTAAAAATCAAAATATAGAATCTGAAAATGTTGTAAATGAAAGTCTACCTTATGATACGCCAATTTTTTTAATTGGCATGATGGGATCTGGTAAAACCACGATAGGAAGGAATCTTTCTAGCATTTTAGATAGAAAATTCATTGATTTAGATCTTGCTATTGAGTCTCGTTGCGGGGTAAGCATACCGACTATATTTGAAATAGAAGGGGAATCTGGTTTTCGTAAGAGGGAAGAGATAGTTTTATTAGATTGTTCTAATGAAATTAATACCGTATTAGCAACAGGTGGTGGTGCTGTGCTTTCTCATTCTAATAGAGATGTATTAAAGAAAAGAGGGATCGTAGTGTATTTTCAAGCATCACTTGATGATTTATTTCAGCGGACTAACCTGGATTCTAACAGGCCTCTTTTATCAAACACGGATAAGCCTTACGCAATATTAAGAGAATTGTTAGAACAACGTGAACCTATCTACAAAGAAGTTGCTGATATTATTATAAGTACTAGTAATGCTAGTATCAGTGATTTAGTTAATAATTTAGTATCTATCTTACAAACATACGAGAAATTTAAATGA
- the hemB gene encoding porphobilinogen synthase has translation MNSQIFSPSYPESRMRRLRKGDFILRMLTESNLSTNNLIFPLFIVEGNGVKEEVSSMPGIYVYSIDEILYVAEKCIDLGIPTIALFPVIDSTLKTNNGIESINANGLIPRTVIEIKKRFPELGIMTDIALDPYTIHGQDGILDDSGYVLNDETIEMLTKQSLLHASAGVDIVAPSDMMDGRIGIIRQKLESNEYKNTIIMAYSAKYSSAFYGPFRDAIRSSNNLKKGNKNSYQINPSNINEAIREAAADITEGADMLIVKPGIPYLDVLTKIKEKFRVPTFAYQVSGEYSMIKAASLNGWIRNDEIILESLICFRRAGADGILTYFALEAAELLRKNN, from the coding sequence ATGAATTCACAAATTTTTTCACCATCATATCCAGAATCAAGGATGAGACGCCTAAGAAAAGGTGATTTTATACTTAGAATGCTAACAGAAAGCAACCTATCTACTAACAATCTAATATTCCCTTTATTTATAGTAGAGGGTAATGGGGTAAAAGAAGAAGTATCATCAATGCCAGGAATATATGTGTATTCTATTGATGAAATACTATACGTAGCTGAAAAATGTATTGATCTAGGAATCCCAACAATAGCACTATTTCCTGTCATAGATTCCACACTAAAAACAAATAATGGGATTGAATCTATTAATGCGAATGGACTAATACCTCGAACAGTAATTGAAATTAAAAAACGTTTCCCAGAACTAGGGATAATGACTGATATCGCATTAGATCCTTATACAATACACGGACAAGATGGCATATTGGATGATAGTGGATATGTATTAAATGATGAAACCATAGAAATGCTTACAAAGCAATCTCTTTTGCATGCCAGTGCAGGAGTAGATATAGTAGCACCTAGTGATATGATGGATGGTAGAATTGGCATCATAAGACAAAAACTAGAAAGCAATGAATATAAGAATACCATAATAATGGCTTATTCTGCTAAATATTCCAGTGCCTTCTACGGCCCTTTTAGAGATGCAATAAGATCTAGCAACAACTTAAAGAAAGGAAATAAAAATAGTTACCAGATAAATCCAAGCAACATAAACGAAGCTATTAGAGAAGCAGCAGCTGATATAACTGAAGGGGCTGATATGCTTATAGTTAAACCTGGAATTCCATACTTAGATGTATTAACTAAAATTAAAGAAAAATTTAGAGTTCCAACATTTGCATACCAAGTTAGTGGAGAATATTCTATGATAAAAGCTGCATCACTAAATGGCTGGATAAGAAATGATGAAATAATACTAGAATCTCTTATATGCTTCAGAAGAGCAGGAGCTGACGGCATATTGACATACTTTGCGTTAGAAGCTGCTGAGCTATTAAGAAAAAATAATTAA
- the cyaY gene encoding iron donor protein CyaY, with protein MKDSDFSILIDKLLEDVEDKINDLFSSEVDTAKSGNVLSIKFDNGCNMVINSQNSIQELWFAVSNMGGFHYKYDNGRWIDNRNGLNFSELLSKCCSDIIGRKVILDF; from the coding sequence ATGAAAGATTCAGATTTTAGTATTTTGATTGATAAGTTGCTAGAAGATGTTGAAGATAAAATCAATGATCTATTTTCATCTGAGGTTGATACTGCGAAGAGTGGTAATGTATTAAGCATCAAATTTGATAATGGATGCAATATGGTTATTAATAGTCAGAACAGTATACAAGAGTTATGGTTTGCTGTAAGTAATATGGGAGGATTTCATTATAAATATGACAATGGAAGATGGATAGACAACCGTAACGGCCTAAATTTTTCTGAATTATTATCAAAATGCTGTTCAGATATTATTGGTAGAAAAGTTATTCTAGATTTTTAA
- the uvrA gene encoding excinuclease ABC subunit UvrA, protein MSYIHIQGARTNNLKNIHIDIPHHKLVVVTGVSGSGKSSLVFDTIYSESQRKYIESLSPSFRQFVHMLIQPDIDLIDGLSPTIAIKQKSNYKNTRNTVGTITEIYDYIRLLFAKIGTPFCPEHNEPLLIKNISQMTDWAMSITTNNDILILSPIKKNEYVSLETICKNLLSQGFLRIYIENQVIEIDEAINTKELNNIDKIAVVIDRLKIKEKNKDRLSSSFDTAAKIGRGHVLVKNLDNGNEKTFSTVHSCPICNYQINTLEPSMFNFNSSRGCCKQCNGLGTEYYFDKSTIINNNLLSEILEIYSLNNNITLEKISEMYCLNYDESFDSIDINKKNLILSEIAIHRDLREDTNNIPKGIINFLEDLAKKSNSKHLKTLLKKYQNIRPCAACNGTKLCLEARNVLLCNNKRTNKKNNSISITEIESMPIEDCFVFFKKFKKHENITSEPILKRILPRLSFLIKMGLGYLSLGRNINTISGGEAQRIKMSSQICSGLIGITYILDEPSQGLHKHDTKILIKALKNLRDLGNSIIVIEHDKEIILSADWIIDMGPEGGGRGGFIIAQGTPRQIIDNPNSLTGAYLKNKNKNKVFKKTINNKTRWLQIEKAKFNNLRSIDVSIPIGYLTCITGVSGSGKSTLVNDIIKYGITNHISNDKYCTNRYKEIHGTEFFDYLIHINQNSIGNTANSNIATYCGIFTIIRELFSSSIEAKKRGYAPNRFSFNIKGGRCEVCRGAGNSKVEMHFMPDIYVICEECKGKKYNRETLEIYYGGLNISDILNLTIGEAKTFFQNIPKIINKINILADLGLSYLSLGHNINSLSEGELQRIKISIELSKQTQGRTLYILDEPTSGLHDNDIKLLLNTIRLLIENNNTVIIVEHNIDIIKMADWIIDIGPEGGINGGSIVAQGTVENIIKSKASYTARYL, encoded by the coding sequence ATGAGTTATATTCATATACAAGGTGCTCGCACTAATAATTTAAAAAATATACACATTGACATACCACACCATAAATTAGTAGTTGTCACTGGAGTATCTGGATCTGGAAAATCTTCACTAGTATTTGACACAATATACTCTGAAAGTCAAAGAAAATACATAGAGAGCCTGTCACCTAGCTTTAGACAATTTGTACATATGCTAATACAGCCCGATATTGATTTAATAGATGGATTATCCCCTACTATTGCAATAAAACAAAAATCAAATTATAAAAACACAAGAAATACTGTTGGAACAATAACAGAAATATACGATTACATAAGACTACTATTCGCAAAAATTGGCACACCTTTTTGTCCAGAGCATAATGAACCTTTGTTAATTAAAAATATTAGTCAAATGACTGACTGGGCTATGTCTATAACAACAAATAACGATATATTAATATTATCTCCAATCAAGAAGAATGAGTATGTATCATTAGAAACAATATGTAAAAATTTATTATCACAAGGATTCTTGAGGATATATATAGAAAATCAAGTTATAGAAATAGATGAAGCAATAAATACTAAGGAATTAAATAACATTGACAAAATAGCAGTAGTTATAGATAGACTAAAAATTAAAGAAAAAAACAAAGATCGCCTATCTTCTAGTTTCGATACAGCAGCTAAAATAGGTAGGGGACATGTCTTAGTAAAAAATTTAGATAATGGGAATGAAAAGACTTTCTCGACAGTGCACTCATGCCCTATTTGTAATTATCAGATAAATACACTTGAACCGAGTATGTTTAACTTCAACAGTAGCAGAGGATGCTGTAAACAATGTAATGGACTTGGTACAGAATATTATTTTGATAAATCCACAATTATTAATAATAATTTATTATCAGAAATACTAGAAATATATTCTCTAAACAATAACATTACTCTAGAAAAAATATCAGAAATGTACTGTTTAAATTATGATGAATCATTTGACTCTATTGATATAAACAAAAAAAATTTAATACTAAGTGAAATAGCAATACATCGTGATTTACGTGAAGATACAAATAATATACCCAAAGGGATAATTAATTTTCTAGAAGATTTAGCTAAAAAAAGTAATTCAAAACATTTAAAAACATTATTAAAAAAATATCAAAATATAAGACCTTGTGCAGCATGCAATGGTACTAAACTATGCTTAGAAGCTAGGAATGTTTTATTGTGCAACAATAAAAGAACAAATAAAAAAAACAATAGTATTTCAATAACTGAAATTGAATCAATGCCTATAGAAGATTGCTTCGTGTTTTTTAAAAAATTCAAAAAACATGAAAATATAACATCTGAACCCATATTGAAGCGTATACTTCCTCGTCTGTCTTTTCTAATAAAAATGGGGCTGGGATACCTTTCTCTAGGAAGAAATATAAATACTATTTCTGGAGGAGAAGCTCAGAGAATTAAAATGTCTAGTCAAATATGCTCCGGCTTGATAGGAATCACATATATTCTAGATGAACCATCTCAAGGACTCCACAAACATGATACAAAAATACTTATAAAAGCATTAAAAAATCTCAGGGATCTAGGCAACAGTATAATTGTTATAGAGCATGACAAAGAAATTATATTATCAGCAGACTGGATTATAGATATGGGTCCAGAGGGAGGAGGAAGAGGAGGATTTATAATAGCTCAAGGAACACCAAGGCAAATAATAGATAATCCTAACTCATTAACTGGAGCATACTTAAAAAATAAAAATAAGAATAAAGTTTTTAAAAAAACTATTAACAATAAAACTAGATGGCTACAAATAGAAAAAGCAAAATTTAATAATCTTAGATCAATAGATGTGAGCATACCAATAGGATATTTAACATGTATTACTGGAGTATCTGGATCTGGAAAATCAACCCTGGTAAATGATATTATAAAATATGGAATAACAAATCATATATCTAATGATAAATACTGTACTAATAGGTATAAAGAAATACATGGGACTGAGTTTTTTGATTATCTAATACATATAAATCAGAATAGTATTGGCAATACAGCAAATAGTAATATTGCAACATACTGTGGAATCTTTACTATAATCAGAGAACTTTTTTCTAGTTCTATAGAAGCAAAGAAAAGAGGATATGCTCCAAATAGATTTAGTTTTAATATAAAAGGCGGTAGATGCGAGGTGTGTAGAGGAGCAGGTAATAGCAAAGTAGAAATGCATTTTATGCCTGATATATATGTAATTTGCGAAGAATGCAAAGGTAAAAAATATAATAGAGAAACTCTAGAGATTTACTATGGCGGACTAAATATTAGTGACATTCTCAATCTTACAATAGGAGAAGCAAAAACTTTTTTTCAAAATATACCAAAAATAATTAATAAAATAAATATACTTGCCGATCTTGGATTATCATATTTATCGCTAGGTCATAATATAAATTCATTATCTGAAGGAGAATTGCAGAGAATTAAAATTTCTATTGAGTTGTCAAAACAAACTCAAGGAAGGACATTGTATATCTTAGATGAACCCACTTCTGGACTACATGATAATGATATTAAATTATTATTAAATACAATAAGACTTCTAATTGAAAATAATAACACTGTGATAATTGTAGAACACAACATAGATATAATCAAAATGGCAGATTGGATTATAGATATAGGCCCAGAAGGAGGAATAAATGGCGGATCCATTGTAGCACAAGGAACTGTCGAGAACATAATCAAATCGAAAGCCAGCTATACTGCTAGGTATCTATAG
- the lysA gene encoding diaminopimelate decarboxylase: MKNHNFKFKNNILFVENISVSSIVEKLETPLYIYSKRAITEAWDSYYQAIKNRNCLVCYGMKANSNLAVLKEFSRLGSGFDIVSGGELERVLAIKADPKKVVFSGVGKQSWEIEKAIKSGIKCFNVESESELYNISKIAKNIGVIAPISLRVNPDVDANTHPYISTGLKENKFGISINTAYDCYKIAVGLPNLEIVGIDCHIGSQLTEIKPFIDSIEKIILLINKLKASGIQIKHIDIGGGIGIQYKEESCISPKELVDKVFAKLEDNDLGDLQVILEPGRSLIGNAGILVTKVQYLKKSEDRNFVIVDAAMNDLIRPALYQSYHEIVPVIKRDGAKKEYDVVGPVCESSDWFAKDRLLNELYEGELLAIESAGAYCMTMASNYNTRGRAAEVIVDDFNYYITKKRETIDDLLRLESTIS, translated from the coding sequence ATGAAGAATCATAACTTTAAATTTAAAAATAATATCCTATTCGTAGAAAATATTTCTGTGAGCTCTATTGTAGAAAAATTAGAAACTCCACTCTATATCTATTCTAAAAGAGCAATAACTGAAGCTTGGGATAGTTATTATCAAGCAATCAAAAACAGAAATTGTTTAGTATGCTATGGCATGAAAGCAAATTCTAATTTAGCAGTTCTAAAGGAATTTTCAAGACTTGGCTCAGGTTTTGATATAGTATCAGGCGGAGAACTAGAAAGAGTACTAGCTATTAAAGCAGACCCTAAAAAAGTTGTATTCTCTGGAGTTGGTAAACAATCATGGGAAATAGAAAAAGCAATAAAATCTGGGATTAAATGCTTTAATGTTGAGTCTGAATCAGAACTTTATAACATATCAAAGATAGCTAAAAACATAGGTGTTATAGCTCCTATCTCTTTAAGAGTAAATCCAGATGTGGATGCTAATACCCATCCATATATTTCTACAGGATTAAAAGAAAATAAATTTGGAATATCTATAAATACAGCTTATGATTGCTATAAAATAGCAGTTGGACTTCCAAATTTAGAGATAGTTGGCATAGATTGTCATATAGGATCGCAACTCACAGAAATCAAACCATTCATAGATTCTATTGAGAAAATTATACTGCTAATTAATAAACTCAAGGCTTCTGGAATACAGATAAAACATATCGATATAGGTGGCGGTATAGGGATTCAATATAAAGAAGAATCATGCATATCACCTAAAGAACTTGTTGATAAAGTTTTTGCTAAATTAGAGGATAATGACCTAGGAGATCTACAAGTTATCCTTGAGCCTGGTAGATCTTTAATTGGCAATGCAGGAATATTAGTGACCAAAGTACAATATCTAAAAAAATCTGAAGATCGGAATTTTGTGATAGTGGATGCAGCAATGAATGACCTTATAAGACCAGCATTATATCAGTCATATCATGAGATCGTTCCTGTAATAAAAAGAGATGGAGCAAAAAAAGAGTATGATGTCGTTGGTCCAGTATGCGAGAGCTCTGATTGGTTTGCTAAAGATAGGTTGCTCAATGAATTATATGAAGGGGAGCTCCTAGCAATTGAATCAGCTGGAGCATACTGTATGACTATGGCCAGTAATTATAATACTAGAGGACGAGCAGCAGAAGTAATAGTTGATGATTTTAATTATTATATAACCAAAAAAAGAGAAACGATAGATGATCTATTAAGACTAGAATCAACTATCTCATGA
- the aroB gene encoding 3-dehydroquinate synthase has protein sequence MNVVNVNITNGSYPINIEPGRLDSLDQIIPEDVTSIAIVTNSTVGILYGKKVRDVLLRTGKNVFYVELPDGEKYKDWITLNKIFDSLLSFKLDRRAVLVALGGGVIGDITGFAASVYMRGIRFIQVPTTLLAQVDSSVGGKTAINHPMGKNMIGSFYQPISVEIDTDVLTTLAPREISSGLAEVIKYGLILDSSFWEWCEDNVNNLLSLDKIAIEYAIKRSCELKSHVVGKDEKESDVRAILNLGHTFGHAIESGLGYGKWLHGEAVGCGLVQAAELSAYSIGFRESDISRIRNMVKSIGCPSNAPNFGFDRWIELMLLDKKNDSGEIRFVLMKNIGEAVIQNVSHNAIKHVITKTATAIF, from the coding sequence ATGAATGTAGTTAATGTGAATATCACAAATGGATCATATCCAATCAATATTGAACCAGGTAGATTGGATAGTTTAGATCAAATTATACCTGAAGATGTCACTTCTATTGCTATCGTCACTAACTCTACTGTGGGTATTTTATATGGGAAGAAAGTTAGAGATGTATTATTAAGAACAGGTAAAAATGTTTTCTATGTAGAATTGCCTGATGGTGAAAAATATAAAGATTGGATTACATTGAATAAAATATTTGATTCTTTATTAAGTTTTAAGTTAGACAGGAGAGCTGTATTAGTAGCATTAGGTGGTGGGGTTATTGGCGATATAACTGGCTTTGCTGCATCTGTATATATGCGGGGCATTCGTTTTATCCAGGTTCCTACAACATTATTAGCACAAGTTGATTCTTCTGTTGGTGGTAAGACAGCTATAAATCATCCTATGGGAAAGAATATGATAGGATCATTTTATCAGCCTATTTCTGTTGAAATTGATACAGATGTTTTGACAACTCTTGCCCCTAGAGAGATTTCTTCAGGTTTAGCAGAAGTAATTAAATATGGCCTTATACTAGATTCCAGCTTTTGGGAATGGTGTGAGGATAATGTTAATAATTTACTTAGTTTGGATAAGATTGCTATAGAGTATGCAATAAAACGTTCTTGTGAATTAAAATCTCATGTTGTTGGTAAAGATGAAAAAGAATCTGATGTTAGAGCTATACTTAATCTAGGCCATACTTTTGGGCATGCTATAGAATCTGGACTTGGTTATGGTAAATGGCTACATGGGGAGGCTGTTGGTTGTGGTTTAGTGCAGGCTGCAGAATTGTCAGCATATTCTATAGGATTTAGAGAGTCAGATATTTCGCGTATAAGAAATATGGTTAAATCTATAGGATGTCCATCTAATGCTCCAAATTTTGGATTTGATAGATGGATTGAATTAATGTTATTAGATAAAAAAAATGACAGTGGTGAGATACGTTTTGTTTTAATGAAAAATATAGGAGAAGCAGTTATTCAGAATGTATCACATAACGCTATAAAGCATGTGATAACTAAAACAGCAACCGCTATATTCTGA
- the yihA gene encoding ribosome biogenesis GTP-binding protein YihA/YsxC, which translates to MSILHNTYFHSSSKILDTLPRDGLPEICFVGRSNVGKSTAINKITNRKKLAFSSKTPGRTRLINMFNVIEQKKHSTIGYLVDLPGYGYANLSNQEKINFEKVLTKYVQYRKTLVGIVLLIDMRRGITPLDDDFLNLVTLKPIIIILTKADKLSYSERIIRKSITTEKLTKFKNIRNIIEFSAAKKIGILEVSDIIEKLIKQ; encoded by the coding sequence GTGTCCATACTACATAATACATATTTTCATTCATCATCTAAAATACTAGATACTTTACCAAGAGACGGACTCCCAGAAATCTGTTTTGTAGGAAGATCGAATGTTGGTAAATCTACAGCAATCAATAAAATAACAAATAGAAAAAAATTAGCTTTTTCAAGCAAAACACCTGGACGCACTCGTCTTATAAATATGTTTAATGTAATTGAACAAAAAAAACATAGTACTATAGGGTATCTGGTCGATCTTCCTGGATATGGATATGCAAATCTATCAAACCAAGAAAAAATCAACTTTGAGAAAGTTTTAACTAAATATGTTCAATACAGAAAGACATTAGTAGGGATAGTACTATTAATAGATATGCGTAGGGGCATTACACCCTTAGATGACGATTTTCTAAATCTAGTAACTCTAAAACCAATAATAATAATCCTTACTAAAGCAGATAAACTAAGTTATTCAGAACGCATAATTAGGAAAAGTATAACAACTGAAAAATTAACTAAATTCAAAAATATTAGAAACATAATAGAATTTTCTGCAGCTAAAAAAATAGGAATACTAGAGGTATCTGATATTATAGAAAAACTAATTAAACAATAG